Proteins co-encoded in one Rhopalosiphum maidis isolate BTI-1 chromosome 2, ASM367621v3, whole genome shotgun sequence genomic window:
- the LOC113551062 gene encoding beta-ureidopropionase — translation MFQNLETCLEKYIPQEELNHVQRILYGKKLEELQLPESCLNNKDDVEVKGFKFDSLTEELREKRIVRVGVIQNQIVLPTTAPLAEQRNAIYQKISKIISLAAEANVNVLCLQEAWPMPFVFCTREKFPWCEFAESVETGPTTLFLKDICKQYNMVIVSPILERDEQEVIWNTAVVIDNFGKVIGKHRKNHIPRVGDFNESTYYMEGNTGHPVFETAFGRIAINICYGRHHPLNWLMFGLNGAEIVFNPSATIDGLSETLWGIEARTAAVANSYFSCAINRVGTETFPSEFTSGDGKPAHKSFGHFYGSSYITAPDGSRTPGLSRTRDGLLISEIDLNLCRQVKDHWGFQMTRRLDLYADSLADIVNSK, via the exons ATGTTTCAAAATCTTGAGACTTGTTTGGAGAAATATATTCCACAAGAAGAATTAAATCATGTACAAAGGATtttatatggaaaaaaattaga AGAACTTCAGCTACCAGAAtcctgtttaaataataaagatgatGTGGAAGTTAAAGGCTTCAAATTTGATAGTTTAACTGAAGAGTTACGAGAAAAAcg gaTTGTAAGAGTTGgagttattcaaaatcaaattgtCCTTCCAACAACCGCCCCTTTAGCCGAACAACGTAATGCAATTTATCAAAAGATtagcaaaataatatcactTGCTGCTGAAGCAAATGTGAATGTGTTATGCCTTCAAGAAGCCTGGC caatGCCTTTTGTGTTTTGTACAAGAGAAAAATTTCCATGGTGCGAGTTCGCAGAATCAGTTGAAACAGGGCCTACAACTTTATTTCTAAAAGAC atTTGTAAACAGTACAACATGGTCATTGTATCACCAATTCTAGAACGTGATGAACAAGAAGTGATATGGAATACAGCTGTGGTCATAGATAACTTTGGTAAAGTAATCGGAAAGCATAGAAAGAACCATATACCTAGAGTGGGTGATTTTAACGAGTCTACTTACTACATGGAAGGAAACACAGGACATCCTGTTTTTGAG ACAGCGTTTGGTCGAATTGCAATCAATATTTGTTATGGACGTCACCACCCACTGAATTGGTTGATGTTTGGGTTGAATGGAgctgaaattgtttttaacccTTCAGCTACAATTGATGGTTTAag TGAAACACTTTGGGGAATTGAAGCCAGAACAGCTGCAGTTGccaatagttatttttcttgTGCCATCAACAGAGTGGGTACAGAAACCTTCCCATCAGAGTTTACTAGTGGTGATGGTAAGCCGGCGCATAAAAGTTTTGGCCATTTTTATGGATCAAGCTATATTACTGCTCCTGATGGTTCAAGAACACCT GGCCTTTCTAGGACTCGTGATGGATTATTAATTTCAGAAATAGACTTGAATCTTTGTAGACAAGTAAAGGATCATTGGGGTTtccaa atgactCGAAGACTAGATTTATATGCAGATTCATTGGCAGACATAGTAaactctaaataa
- the LOC113551063 gene encoding uncharacterized protein LOC113551063, with translation MLVYTLMYLLFIIGQCLAYNSQWVPSFYLGTYPERFQTLRMSRGSCIVSLNTFRTKHYNVEIPLINGSTPAGFCSILINSIENSSLAIAIDQGLTDLNNSIMNQSIKLFRVKNGNLNLIQDVCGSTRSTDFPGLTLAESNIAILLIKADQSINFSLSVYTYQSLNIKM, from the exons ATGTTGGTCTACACTTTAATGTATTTGCTCTTTATAATTGGTCAATGTTTAGCATATAACAGTCAATGGGTGCCTAGTTTTTACTTGGGTACTTATCCTGAAAGGTTTCAAACATTAAGAATGTCTCGGGGATCGTGTATTGTTTCTTTGAACACTTTTAGAAccaaacattataatgtagaAATACCTTTAATCAATGGATCGACACCAGCAGGTTTTTGTTCAATATTGATTAACAGCATTGAGAACTCAAGTCTAGCAATAGCAATAGATCAAGGATTGACAGACTTAAACAACAGTATAATGAATCAAAGCATCAAGCTATTTAGAGTCAAGAATGGAAATTTGAACCTTATCCAAGA tGTCTGTGGATCAACTCGATCAACTGATTTTCCTGGTCTAACATTGGCTGAATCAAATATtgcaatacttttaataaaagcagaccaaagtattaatttttcattaagcgTATACACTTAtcaatctttaaatattaaaatgtaa